The Pyrobaculum sp. 3827-6 genome has a segment encoding these proteins:
- the rtcA gene encoding RNA 3'-terminal phosphate cyclase, translated as MAVRIDGSYGEGGGQILRTSIALSALLGRPVEIVNIRAKRANPGLQPQHLTGVKAAALLTDAEVVGAEKGSTRLYFNPRTLKCGRYNIDIGTAGSISLVIQTLTPILLYAPCPTEVAITGGTDVAWAPPIDYMRHVFTKVLARFGAQVAIELIKRGHYPKGGGKAVLKVQPVETLSAVDSPEFGRLVEIRGISHAVNLPPHVAERQAKAAREALERRGYKAQLDLETRSDGLGPGSGVVLWAVSDTGNVVGGDALGERGKPAEAVGKEAAEKLAATLASGSSLDPHMADMAVVYMALAQGTSRMSTPELTTHLQTNIYIVEQFLPVKFKVENIGRRYVIQVEGAPQHRKY; from the coding sequence GTGGCGGTGAGAATAGACGGCTCCTACGGAGAAGGCGGCGGCCAGATACTGAGGACCTCCATAGCCCTGTCGGCGCTTCTGGGCAGGCCGGTGGAGATTGTGAATATACGCGCAAAGAGGGCAAACCCCGGCCTCCAGCCGCAGCACCTAACCGGCGTGAAGGCCGCGGCGCTCCTCACAGACGCCGAGGTCGTGGGAGCTGAGAAGGGCTCAACCCGCCTATACTTCAACCCCCGGACCCTTAAATGCGGCAGATACAACATAGACATAGGCACCGCCGGAAGCATCTCGCTGGTTATACAGACGCTAACCCCCATACTCCTCTACGCCCCTTGCCCCACCGAGGTGGCTATAACCGGGGGCACCGACGTGGCCTGGGCCCCGCCCATAGACTACATGCGCCACGTATTCACCAAGGTGCTGGCGAGGTTCGGCGCGCAAGTCGCCATTGAGCTAATCAAGCGGGGCCACTACCCCAAGGGCGGAGGGAAGGCGGTCCTCAAGGTCCAGCCCGTGGAGACGCTGTCGGCGGTCGACTCGCCGGAGTTCGGCAGACTCGTAGAGATAAGGGGGATTTCACACGCCGTTAACCTACCCCCGCACGTGGCTGAGAGACAGGCAAAAGCCGCCAGAGAGGCGCTGGAGAGGCGGGGCTACAAAGCCCAGCTGGACCTAGAGACGAGGAGCGACGGGCTGGGCCCCGGCAGCGGCGTGGTCCTCTGGGCGGTTTCAGACACAGGCAACGTAGTAGGCGGCGACGCCCTGGGGGAAAGGGGCAAGCCGGCGGAGGCCGTGGGGAAGGAGGCCGCCGAGAAGCTAGCCGCCACCCTAGCCTCCGGCTCCTCGCTAGACCCCCACATGGCCGACATGGCCGTGGTCTACATGGCACTGGCCCAAGGCACGAGCAGAATGTCAACCCCCGAACTCACCACCCACCTACAGACCAACATATACATAGTTGAACAATTCCTCCCAGTAAAGTTTAAGGTAGAAAACATAGGCCGCCGCTATGTAATCCAAGTCGAGGGAGCGCCACAACACCGCAAATATTGA
- a CDS encoding type II toxin-antitoxin system VapC family toxin has protein sequence MERCVVDTSVLVSKRLDSVLQCRERYVTSVAVLEYLVWAKKSADSSSGARREGYLRLIKMLPLLMEEVGLRLVDDLSIQDVAAATRWVLERGVNPGDALISAAALKLNAVVVTRDKDWERLPEVKSVII, from the coding sequence ATGGAGAGGTGTGTCGTCGACACCTCGGTCTTAGTCTCTAAGAGGCTTGACTCTGTGCTCCAGTGCAGAGAGAGGTACGTCACTTCTGTAGCGGTGCTTGAGTACTTGGTGTGGGCTAAGAAGTCTGCTGACTCCTCCTCGGGGGCTAGGAGGGAGGGGTATTTGAGGCTTATAAAAATGCTACCACTTTTGATGGAGGAGGTGGGGCTGAGGCTGGTGGATGACCTGTCTATTCAAGACGTCGCCGCGGCCACCCGCTGGGTGTTAGAAAGGGGGGTCAACCCCGGCGACGCTCTGATTTCCGCCGCGGCTTTAAAGCTAAACGCCGTGGTGGTGACTCGAGACAAGGACTGGGAAAGGTTGCCGGAGGTGAAAAGCGTGATAATCTGA
- the cyoE gene encoding heme o synthase, which yields MSPYLILLKPRVIWLLVLASAAGYVYATPAVDLQKLLWLLVAAALSTGGSAAFNHYWERDIDARMARTANRPLPRGLVDPRAALIYSLALSAAGVAVAFVFLTPLVAFFTALGWFFYAVVYTIWLKRRSWLNVLAGGFAGNATFLGGYALGRGYVDLPAVLLSFAIYLWIPAHIWALVYRYRADYIKAGVPMLPTVVSLGTSQLVITSMNILSALYAVVLYLAFVGLGAGLLLVALGAAMSLYSSLLVLKKRDDASMWKMYKMSSPVLTFFLLALLIH from the coding sequence ATGTCGCCCTATCTTATTTTACTGAAGCCGCGCGTAATATGGCTACTCGTGCTTGCAAGCGCGGCGGGCTACGTCTATGCAACTCCTGCGGTGGACTTGCAGAAGTTGCTGTGGCTTCTTGTAGCCGCGGCGCTATCCACGGGAGGATCCGCAGCTTTTAACCACTACTGGGAGAGGGACATAGACGCGAGGATGGCCCGCACAGCAAATAGACCCCTGCCCCGCGGCCTCGTCGACCCGAGGGCCGCCCTTATCTACTCCCTCGCTCTATCGGCGGCGGGCGTCGCAGTGGCGTTTGTCTTCCTAACTCCCCTCGTCGCCTTCTTCACGGCGCTGGGGTGGTTTTTCTACGCCGTGGTGTACACCATCTGGCTCAAGAGGAGGAGCTGGCTAAACGTACTGGCGGGCGGCTTCGCAGGCAACGCCACGTTCCTCGGCGGATACGCCCTGGGGAGGGGCTACGTAGATCTACCGGCTGTCCTCCTCTCCTTCGCCATATATCTCTGGATCCCAGCCCACATATGGGCACTGGTATACAGATACAGAGCAGATTACATCAAGGCGGGCGTCCCCATGCTACCCACCGTGGTGAGTCTAGGAACCTCTCAGCTCGTGATAACCTCTATGAATATCCTAAGCGCTTTGTACGCCGTTGTGCTTTACCTAGCCTTCGTGGGGCTGGGCGCCGGGCTACTGCTAGTAGCCCTTGGGGCCGCCATGTCGCTTTACTCAAGCCTTCTAGTTCTTAAGAAGAGAGACGACGCATCTATGTGGAAGATGTACAAAATGTCGAGCCCAGTCCTCACCTTTTTCCTCCTGGCGCTCCTCATCCACTGA
- a CDS encoding transcriptional regulator, giving the protein MISASILQYLRSCPGPHFRELVRELSIPVGTAQYWITKLLRTGEIYVVDLAQRPRYFPKGLDEGIAAAIYVVREARLRPSVVRQLGTYVTKEALCKAVGYPCVQKDLVDVFMELLRQQRPSQGSDTA; this is encoded by the coding sequence GTGATTAGCGCCTCCATACTCCAGTACCTGCGGAGCTGTCCCGGCCCCCACTTCAGAGAACTCGTGAGGGAGCTCTCCATCCCGGTGGGGACTGCCCAGTACTGGATTACTAAACTGTTACGGACGGGGGAAATCTACGTGGTGGACCTGGCGCAACGCCCCCGGTACTTCCCAAAGGGCTTAGACGAGGGAATTGCTGCGGCGATATACGTGGTGAGGGAGGCGAGGCTCAGGCCCTCGGTTGTTAGGCAACTGGGCACGTATGTCACTAAAGAGGCTCTGTGCAAGGCGGTGGGTTATCCATGCGTCCAGAAAGATCTGGTTGACGTATTTATGGAGCTACTCCGGCAACAAAGACCGAGTCAAGGGTCTGACACCGCCTAG
- a CDS encoding PaREP1 family protein, with the protein MELEKPLRDLEKYIEGRIKEALYEAELALKFLEAGMYRNAAGKAFQAFKALLAALAARHRDTLAARHPGVKTTKGGRRVLYVDWLIAVMPTGQMLEVARDLAAAEGEELIHYANTALNLHEFQYNGLDKSGVLSRYTRLASVEEDVRTLASYVAEKARPRAS; encoded by the coding sequence GTGGAGCTGGAGAAGCCATTGCGAGATCTGGAGAAGTATATAGAGGGCAGGATCAAAGAAGCGCTGTACGAGGCCGAGCTGGCTTTGAAGTTTCTAGAGGCTGGGATGTATAGAAACGCGGCTGGAAAAGCCTTCCAAGCCTTCAAGGCGTTGCTAGCGGCGCTTGCGGCTAGACATAGAGATACGCTGGCGGCACGGCACCCCGGAGTAAAGACAACGAAAGGAGGAAGAAGAGTGCTCTACGTTGACTGGCTTATCGCAGTTATGCCAACTGGCCAGATGCTTGAAGTGGCTAGGGACCTCGCCGCGGCCGAGGGGGAGGAGCTTATCCACTACGCAAACACCGCGCTTAACCTCCATGAATTTCAATACAACGGACTAGACAAGAGCGGCGTGTTGAGCAGATATACAAGGCTCGCATCAGTAGAGGAGGACGTGAGGACGCTCGCCAGCTACGTGGCGGAGAAGGCCAGGCCGCGGGCCTCCTAG
- a CDS encoding NOG1 family protein — translation MEVVDKAKLPYVYTVDELISMFLAAYGREEARGSTAEPAFLKQKRLEIKRIVASGKALASTLRKMALGMPFLDRLHPFYRDLVDVVFGAQLYKHAVAKVGNAHLAVRAIAKEAITAVRTAPDKRTLLRARQMYKARIIDLLNDLGPELEKLRDVATFLRRLPSIDPNLFTIVVAGAPNVGKSSFVRCVSTARPEVAEYPFTTKQIHLGHIHLKGDKIQVIDTPGLLDRPLSQRNKIERQAVLALRHLAGAIIFIADPTPHSGYSLETQASLWREIKTEFTAPAVAVLNKIDIATPQELERARALFNPAAEISTLNCQGTKEVVDHVLHKYYVPQALEKLRARARGA, via the coding sequence GTGGAGGTTGTGGACAAGGCGAAGCTCCCCTACGTATACACGGTGGACGAGCTCATCTCCATGTTCCTCGCGGCGTATGGGAGAGAAGAGGCCCGGGGCTCCACGGCGGAGCCCGCCTTCCTCAAGCAGAAGAGGCTGGAAATCAAGAGGATAGTCGCCTCCGGGAAGGCCCTGGCGTCCACCCTCAGAAAGATGGCCCTTGGGATGCCCTTCCTAGACCGCCTGCACCCCTTCTACCGGGACCTCGTGGACGTGGTTTTCGGCGCCCAGCTTTACAAACACGCCGTGGCTAAGGTTGGCAACGCCCACCTAGCCGTGAGGGCCATAGCCAAGGAGGCCATCACGGCGGTGCGCACCGCCCCCGACAAGAGGACGCTCCTAAGGGCTAGGCAGATGTACAAGGCGCGGATAATCGACCTCCTAAACGACCTCGGGCCAGAGCTGGAGAAGCTGAGGGATGTAGCCACCTTCCTAAGGAGGCTCCCCTCCATAGACCCAAACCTCTTCACAATCGTCGTCGCCGGCGCGCCCAACGTGGGGAAGAGTAGCTTCGTGAGATGTGTATCCACTGCGAGGCCAGAGGTGGCCGAGTACCCCTTCACCACCAAGCAGATACACCTAGGCCACATACATCTAAAAGGCGACAAGATCCAGGTGATAGACACGCCTGGACTCCTCGACAGGCCGCTGTCCCAGAGAAACAAGATAGAGAGGCAGGCAGTCCTAGCCCTCAGACACCTAGCCGGGGCGATTATCTTCATCGCAGACCCCACACCCCACAGCGGCTACAGCCTAGAGACGCAGGCAAGCCTCTGGAGGGAGATAAAGACGGAGTTCACAGCCCCCGCCGTGGCGGTGTTGAACAAAATCGACATAGCCACCCCCCAGGAGCTGGAGAGGGCCAGGGCCCTTTTTAACCCGGCGGCCGAAATCTCCACCCTCAACTGCCAAGGCACCAAGGAGGTGGTCGACCACGTACTCCACAAGTACTACGTCCCCCAGGCGCTGGAGAAGCTCAGGGCGAGGGCCAGGGGGGCGTAG
- a CDS encoding S-adenosyl-l-methionine hydroxide adenosyltransferase family protein: MAIALLTDFGTRDYFVAAMKGVILSINPRAVVVDITHEVPPQDVWTGAFILASAYKWFPKGTIFVAVVDPGVGTERAPLLLRTRRYFFVGPDNGVLSLAAEEDGVEEVYRIEARLPRLSATFHGRDVFAPAAAYLSLGVEPRMLGTPAAAWVRLGRPSAEVAGGEIRARTIYVDRFGNVYTSARGEVFQIASWGDVLCIEVGGRVIEAKFVETYGRARPGETVALINSEGYLEVAVAMGSAAAAHGLKAGLDLKIRRCS; this comes from the coding sequence GTGGCCATCGCCCTCCTCACCGACTTCGGCACCAGGGACTACTTCGTCGCGGCGATGAAGGGAGTGATCCTCTCCATAAACCCCAGAGCTGTGGTTGTGGACATCACCCACGAGGTGCCTCCGCAAGACGTGTGGACCGGGGCTTTCATCCTCGCCTCGGCCTACAAGTGGTTTCCAAAGGGGACCATCTTCGTCGCCGTCGTCGACCCGGGCGTGGGCACCGAGAGGGCGCCGCTTCTGCTGAGAACCAGGCGGTACTTCTTCGTGGGGCCTGACAACGGTGTGCTTTCCCTCGCCGCTGAGGAGGACGGCGTGGAGGAGGTGTATAGAATAGAGGCGAGGCTCCCACGGCTCTCCGCCACCTTCCACGGCCGCGACGTCTTCGCCCCAGCCGCGGCGTATCTCTCGCTGGGGGTGGAGCCCCGGATGCTCGGCACGCCGGCGGCCGCATGGGTAAGGCTGGGGAGGCCCTCCGCCGAGGTGGCCGGGGGCGAGATAAGAGCCCGGACGATTTACGTAGACAGGTTTGGCAACGTCTACACCTCGGCGCGGGGGGAGGTGTTCCAAATCGCCTCGTGGGGGGATGTGCTGTGTATCGAGGTGGGGGGTCGGGTGATAGAGGCCAAGTTTGTAGAGACCTACGGCAGAGCCCGGCCGGGGGAGACCGTGGCTCTTATAAACAGCGAGGGGTATCTAGAGGTTGCTGTGGCCATGGGAAGCGCCGCGGCGGCGCACGGCCTCAAGGCGGGCCTCGATTTAAAAATCCGGAGGTGCAGTTAG
- a CDS encoding DUF4405 domain-containing protein: MSWFIRAVVIYLLATAGIMLALSGLVLYFAPSGPGSGHQIILGATKNMWKNIHTYAAFSILAFAAAHVVLNRRSLIFYVKKTAKPPQEK, translated from the coding sequence ATGAGTTGGTTTATCAGAGCCGTAGTTATCTACCTACTAGCCACCGCCGGGATCATGTTGGCGTTGTCGGGCTTGGTGCTGTACTTCGCCCCCTCCGGGCCGGGTAGCGGCCACCAGATAATTCTCGGAGCTACCAAAAATATGTGGAAGAACATCCACACATACGCCGCCTTCTCCATACTAGCCTTCGCCGCCGCCCACGTCGTGCTGAATAGGAGATCGCTTATATTCTACGTTAAGAAGACCGCGAAGCCACCTCAGGAGAAATAA
- a CDS encoding NAD(P)-dependent oxidoreductase codes for MRYLLYGGLGFIGANVVEALAGEEVYVAHRPGSPRRKPALAGLVSRHAELIEYTDPAKPLESAKPDVVINLVGEYYGSSAAVWEANAEFPKKLCDAARRAGWRGKMVHISAATVRGPVGNPIREEERHLEGIKPISHFDASKAEGERVVANCFEDWVIVRPVLVYGRFNDHPEWVTLTGMVRRGVAPMVNLAVSAISARELAKVVKLSTALSREYFFATECAPRRLSDFVLAIEKALGRRALHIPVPSVVMRIAAPRDLKKHLPFLGRSFSCEKMAHLLKYRPSPDFEREVAEMVSYITATVK; via the coding sequence ATGAGATATCTGCTGTACGGCGGGCTGGGCTTCATCGGGGCTAACGTTGTGGAGGCCTTGGCGGGGGAGGAGGTGTACGTCGCCCACAGGCCGGGCTCTCCGAGGAGAAAGCCGGCGCTGGCGGGCCTCGTCTCGCGGCACGCAGAGCTGATAGAGTACACAGACCCCGCGAAGCCGCTTGAGTCAGCCAAGCCAGACGTGGTGATAAACCTCGTAGGGGAGTACTACGGAAGTTCAGCGGCGGTGTGGGAGGCAAACGCCGAGTTCCCCAAGAAGCTGTGCGACGCGGCGCGGAGGGCCGGGTGGAGGGGGAAGATGGTGCACATATCCGCCGCCACAGTGAGAGGCCCCGTGGGCAACCCCATTAGAGAGGAGGAGCGCCACCTTGAGGGGATAAAGCCCATTTCCCATTTCGACGCGTCGAAGGCTGAGGGGGAGAGGGTGGTGGCGAACTGCTTTGAGGACTGGGTTATTGTAAGGCCGGTCCTCGTCTACGGCCGCTTCAACGACCACCCAGAATGGGTGACGCTCACTGGCATGGTGAGGCGCGGCGTGGCGCCCATGGTGAATCTAGCCGTCTCGGCCATATCGGCCCGGGAGCTGGCGAAGGTGGTAAAGCTCTCCACCGCCCTCTCCAGGGAGTACTTCTTCGCCACTGAGTGCGCCCCCAGGCGCCTGTCGGACTTCGTGCTGGCGATAGAAAAGGCGTTGGGGAGGAGGGCCCTCCACATACCTGTGCCCAGCGTCGTCATGAGGATAGCCGCGCCCCGGGATTTGAAAAAGCACCTCCCCTTCCTGGGAAGGAGCTTCAGTTGTGAAAAAATGGCCCACCTCCTTAAATACAGGCCAAGCCCCGATTTCGAGAGAGAAGTAGCTGAAATGGTATCCTACATCACAGCAACTGTTAAATAG
- a CDS encoding SPFH domain-containing protein, whose amino-acid sequence MPQVIQWVNPREGEIIWRYPVDRIEWGSQLIVEEWQAAVFMRDGKVYDVFRAGRHTLTTANLPLLTQALTRVVGFEKSPFTAVVIFVSLKQHQLPFGGRSQTAELAPIQFFGTAWFRVADPALFVTQVVGGQNIYTTEDLQKFLRGYFNENLMAELSRNSIFTIYGNLEQASFVAKNAIAPHFSRLGLELIDVKFEGLDVTDPIWRDRLFYIRATGVTPSEYLRMETLQKAAAELGKSPGAAVGAGLMIIPPLFQQQQTPQPPPAPQPPTQPAPQPPATPPPQPTPPPQTAVSTQLAQSQQGVVCPQCGYVNPPGAKFCINCGYMLGKKCSQCGFVNPPDAKFCMNCGAKLP is encoded by the coding sequence ATGCCACAAGTTATCCAGTGGGTTAACCCCCGAGAGGGGGAGATAATCTGGCGCTACCCCGTGGATAGGATTGAGTGGGGGTCCCAGCTCATCGTTGAGGAGTGGCAGGCGGCGGTTTTTATGCGAGACGGGAAGGTGTACGACGTGTTTAGGGCGGGGAGGCACACCCTCACCACCGCCAACCTCCCCCTGCTCACCCAGGCCCTTACCAGAGTCGTGGGGTTTGAGAAGTCGCCATTCACCGCGGTGGTCATATTCGTCTCGCTTAAACAGCACCAGCTCCCCTTCGGCGGGCGGAGCCAAACCGCCGAGCTGGCGCCGATACAGTTCTTCGGCACCGCCTGGTTCAGAGTGGCGGACCCGGCCCTCTTCGTCACGCAGGTCGTGGGCGGCCAGAACATATACACCACGGAGGACCTCCAGAAGTTCCTAAGGGGCTACTTCAACGAGAACCTAATGGCGGAGCTCTCCAGAAACTCCATCTTCACCATATACGGCAACCTGGAGCAGGCCAGCTTCGTAGCTAAAAACGCAATAGCCCCCCACTTCTCCAGACTCGGCCTCGAGCTCATAGACGTCAAATTCGAAGGCCTAGACGTCACTGACCCCATCTGGCGCGACAGGCTGTTCTACATCAGAGCCACCGGCGTCACCCCCTCGGAGTACCTACGCATGGAGACGTTGCAGAAAGCCGCTGCGGAGCTCGGCAAGAGCCCTGGGGCCGCGGTCGGCGCGGGGCTAATGATCATCCCGCCTCTCTTCCAGCAACAACAGACGCCGCAACCCCCGCCCGCACCCCAGCCCCCCACGCAGCCTGCCCCCCAGCCCCCGGCCACTCCTCCGCCGCAGCCCACCCCTCCACCTCAGACAGCCGTGTCGACGCAGCTAGCCCAGAGCCAGCAGGGCGTTGTGTGTCCCCAGTGCGGCTATGTAAACCCACCGGGGGCCAAGTTCTGTATAAACTGCGGCTACATGCTGGGGAAGAAGTGCTCCCAGTGCGGCTTCGTCAATCCGCCGGATGCTAAGTTCTGCATGAACTGCGGCGCCAAGTTGCCGTGA
- a CDS encoding DUF1152 domain-containing protein translates to MALYLAIGGGGDVVTTAALAGDDAVGQIPWERYVVDPTPGPVPASALREVVDLGGGLYLATPRSYVERGGRVFKTQGMCVAAALNKSIYIVDPYRRPSEVARALARFSRVVGVDVGGDVLGVGCEESIRSPLADSYGLAVLARAVELGVEAEVWVMSPGADGELERQYVLKRVAEAAAAGGLIGAVGLAREQMERLERLVSICVTEASAVAVRAYRGGHGELEIRSGTRRVWVDACAMVGFRLDPKVLLGLNKAASLVYSHDAPIDRAAELLLANGIPTELHLEELLARGYSLPQAVGELGKLKRC, encoded by the coding sequence GTGGCCCTCTACCTAGCCATCGGCGGCGGGGGCGACGTGGTCACTACGGCGGCGCTGGCCGGGGACGACGCGGTGGGGCAGATACCGTGGGAGAGATACGTCGTTGACCCGACGCCGGGGCCGGTGCCGGCCTCGGCGCTGAGAGAGGTGGTGGATCTGGGAGGGGGGCTCTACCTAGCCACCCCCCGTAGCTACGTGGAGAGGGGCGGACGCGTCTTCAAGACCCAGGGCATGTGCGTAGCGGCGGCGCTCAACAAGTCGATATACATCGTCGACCCCTACAGACGCCCCAGCGAGGTGGCGCGCGCCCTTGCGAGATTCAGCCGCGTGGTTGGGGTAGACGTTGGGGGCGACGTGCTTGGGGTCGGCTGCGAGGAGTCGATTAGGAGTCCCCTCGCCGACTCCTACGGCCTCGCCGTGCTCGCCAGAGCGGTGGAGCTGGGCGTGGAGGCGGAGGTGTGGGTCATGTCGCCGGGGGCCGACGGGGAGCTGGAGAGGCAGTACGTGTTGAAGAGAGTGGCCGAGGCGGCGGCGGCCGGCGGGCTCATAGGCGCGGTGGGGCTGGCTCGGGAGCAGATGGAGAGGCTGGAGAGGCTCGTATCTATCTGCGTGACGGAAGCCTCCGCGGTGGCTGTAAGGGCCTACAGAGGTGGGCACGGCGAGTTGGAGATAAGGAGCGGCACCCGCCGGGTTTGGGTAGACGCCTGCGCCATGGTTGGCTTCCGTCTAGACCCCAAGGTCCTTCTGGGGCTGAACAAGGCGGCGTCGCTTGTATACAGCCACGACGCCCCCATCGATAGGGCGGCTGAGCTGTTGCTGGCCAATGGAATACCCACAGAGCTCCACCTAGAGGAGCTCCTAGCTAGGGGCTACTCCCTGCCTCAGGCGGTGGGGGAGTTGGGGAAGTTAAAACGTTGCTAA
- a CDS encoding TFIIB-type zinc ribbon-containing protein has protein sequence MIIQCPFCGAKYDAPPGRRFYVCPYCGTVVSEGKTYESVYIFKPTVDKTTAFRKVLNLRPMGSPDDLPSATPAGAEMHFLPLYLYHITFKPLEELETYATALALSTPPFKLPKSYIFPARWRTPFKPTLERLGVFHSPDLSPEDAFSSLGDVVEEARTYVSVFKTAVTIEWSFEGIVYYPFWSLTYTYGGRQFRALVDASEGSVLSMEYPLSRRGRAEGLGLAASSILATAAVGALTTYLLGIKPVLGALGGALASLGAVARLVAFSASRVGRYEAEAKL, from the coding sequence ATGATTATCCAGTGCCCCTTCTGCGGGGCTAAGTACGACGCTCCGCCAGGGAGGAGGTTCTACGTCTGCCCCTACTGCGGGACAGTGGTGTCGGAGGGGAAGACCTACGAGAGCGTCTACATCTTCAAGCCCACTGTGGACAAGACCACGGCTTTTAGAAAAGTGCTGAATCTAAGGCCCATGGGCTCTCCCGACGATCTCCCCTCGGCGACGCCCGCCGGCGCCGAGATGCACTTCCTCCCCCTATACCTCTACCACATAACCTTCAAGCCTCTTGAGGAGCTTGAGACCTACGCCACGGCGCTGGCCCTCTCGACGCCGCCCTTCAAACTACCAAAGAGTTACATATTCCCCGCGAGGTGGAGGACGCCGTTCAAGCCAACTCTTGAGAGACTCGGGGTATTCCACTCGCCGGACCTGTCGCCGGAGGACGCCTTCAGTAGCCTAGGCGACGTCGTCGAGGAGGCCCGCACCTACGTGTCGGTCTTCAAGACCGCTGTAACGATAGAGTGGAGCTTCGAGGGCATAGTCTACTACCCCTTCTGGTCTCTCACCTATACATACGGCGGGAGGCAGTTCAGGGCGCTTGTCGACGCCAGCGAGGGATCTGTACTGAGTATGGAGTACCCACTGTCGAGGCGGGGCCGCGCCGAAGGCCTCGGACTTGCGGCCAGCTCAATCCTGGCCACCGCGGCCGTGGGCGCTTTGACAACCTACCTCCTCGGCATCAAACCAGTGCTGGGGGCCCTAGGCGGAGCCCTGGCCTCTCTAGGCGCCGTGGCGAGGCTGGTTGCCTTCTCGGCGTCGCGGGTGGGTAGGTACGAGGCCGAGGCGAAGCTCTAA
- a CDS encoding zinc ribbon domain-containing protein, translating to MNCSYCGAPLDLTPESVVVVCRYCGTPNFVAGNPSKILAVPTLSSSEVLRRAVERTKRDFNLGRRMSEINFASPDLVYLPFYFVDVRLRASYEATVVLTYTRTVYVRGQATTRVETKRVRVSGVVTYSDLVAVLARRAAWGLSVDKLTSHFFKTAPEPKQLAEVATSTSVSGAFLAAELTPERAKAKAVRAVVPRLLARVDEDAARVAREETGLLMASATVEDRTVDYTAERLEVSPLTYLPMWVVPYLYKGSYYNYYVAGWDGAVVVAEEPSFVENKAISLLGVAAAGGVLGGLSSLALLGSFVEGAMAALLGTVATYILAGGLLKSRRVET from the coding sequence GTGAATTGCTCATACTGCGGGGCGCCTCTCGACTTGACGCCGGAGTCTGTGGTTGTGGTGTGTAGGTACTGTGGCACGCCTAACTTCGTAGCGGGGAACCCGTCGAAGATCTTGGCTGTGCCTACGCTTTCCAGTTCCGAAGTCCTGCGCCGGGCTGTGGAGAGAACGAAGAGAGATTTCAACCTGGGGAGGAGGATGTCTGAGATAAACTTCGCCAGCCCCGACCTCGTATACCTGCCGTTCTACTTCGTCGACGTCCGGCTCAGAGCCTCTTACGAGGCCACGGTGGTCCTCACCTACACCCGCACCGTGTACGTCAGAGGCCAGGCAACAACCCGCGTTGAGACTAAACGCGTGAGGGTGTCGGGAGTCGTCACATATTCCGACTTGGTGGCGGTGTTGGCTAGGAGGGCGGCATGGGGCCTCTCTGTGGATAAGCTGACGTCACACTTCTTCAAGACAGCCCCCGAGCCGAAGCAACTCGCCGAGGTGGCCACATCCACCTCTGTGTCGGGGGCGTTTCTCGCAGCCGAGCTGACGCCTGAGAGGGCCAAGGCGAAGGCGGTGAGGGCCGTGGTGCCCAGGCTACTGGCCAGAGTTGATGAAGACGCGGCTAGGGTGGCAAGGGAGGAGACGGGGTTGTTGATGGCTTCGGCGACTGTGGAGGACAGGACTGTGGACTACACAGCTGAGAGGCTGGAGGTGTCCCCCTTGACGTACCTCCCCATGTGGGTAGTGCCCTATCTCTACAAGGGGTCCTACTACAACTACTACGTGGCTGGGTGGGACGGGGCGGTGGTGGTGGCTGAGGAGCCGTCCTTCGTGGAAAACAAGGCCATCTCGCTCCTGGGGGTGGCGGCGGCGGGGGGCGTGCTGGGCGGCCTCTCGTCCCTAGCTCTACTAGGCAGTTTCGTCGAGGGCGCAATGGCGGCGCTGTTAGGCACAGTTGCGACGTACATCCTGGCAGGCGGTCTTCTGAAGTCTCGGCGGGTGGAGACATGA